A window of Bradyrhizobium diazoefficiens genomic DNA:
CTGCGCGACAAGGATCCGCGGGTGCGGCAGGTCAGCGTCAGCCTGGGCGCGACGTGGCAGGTGGTCGAGATCCTGCGGCCCGACGGCGAGAGCTATCGCGATATCCGTCCGCTGGTGCGGGTCAACATTTCCGTCGTCGCCGGCCAGGGTGACCGCCAGGAGAGCGGCAGCAAGGGTTATGGCGGCCGCGCCGGCTATGCCGAATTCATCGAGAGCAAGAACTGGCGCGAGGCCGCGGACGGCGCGCTGCGCGAGGCGCTGGTCAATCTGGAATCGATTCCGGCGCCGGCCGGCGAGATGGACGTCGTGCTGGGGGCCGGCTGGCCCGGCGTCATGCTGCACGAAGCGGTCGGCCACGGTCTCGAAGGCGACTTCAATCGCAAAAAGACGTCCGCATTTGCCGGCCTGATGGGCCAGCAGGTTGCAGCCAAAGGCGTCACCGTGGTCGACGATGGCACCATGGCCTCGCGCCGCGGCTCGCTGTCGATCGACGACGAGGGCACGCCGACCAACCGCACCGTGCTGATCGAGGACGGCATTCTGGTCGGCTACATGCAGGACCGCCAGAACGCGCGCCTGATGAACATGAAGCCGACCGGCAACGGCCGTCGCCAAGGCTATGCCCATGTGCCGATGCCGCGCATGACCAACACTTATATGCTCGCGGGCGACCGCGATCCGGCCGAGATACTCGCCTCGGTGAAGAACGGCGTGTTCGCCGCGAATTTCGGCGGCGGTCAGGTCGACATCACCTCGGGCAAATACGTGTTCCAGTGCACCGAGGCCTACAAGATCGAGAACGGGAAGTTAGGGGCGCCGCTCAAGGGCGCCATGCTGATCGGCAACGGGCCGACCGACCTGCATCGCATCCGGATGATCGGCAACGACCTTGCGCTCGATACCGGTATCGGCACCTGCGGCAAGAACGGACAGGGCGTGCCTGTCGGCGTCGGCCAGCCGTCGCTGCTGATGGAACGCATTACGGTGGGTGGAACGGGCGCATGAACGCTGAGAAAGTAACTGTCACCTCGAAACGGAAGAGCAGCGGCTGGGGCGGGCAGATCGTTCAGCTCGCCGGCATCGTCGCCGCCGTGTTCATCGCCAAGGGCGCGCTTGCCGAGCCGTTCTACGTGCCGTCCGGCTCGATGGAGCCGACACTGTTGATCGGCGACGCCTTGATCGCCTCGAAATTCCCCTATGGCTACGGCACCTCGTCGCTGCCGATTCAGATCAGCCTGCCCGAGAGCGGCCGTGTGTTCGGGGAGACGCCGAAGCAGGGCGACGTCGTGGTGTTTCGCTGGCCCGGCGATCGTTCGCAGGCCTGGGTCAAGCGCGTCGTGGGCCTTCCCGGCGATCGCATCCAGATGCGGCAGGGCCAGCTCTTCATCAACGATCGCCCCGCCGAGCTCAAGCCGGACGGCGTTGGAGCTGCCGAGGACGACAATGGCGGCAGCGAGCCCGCCTACCGCTACGTCGAGACGCTGCCGAATGGCGTCTCGCACCTGATCTTCAAGATGCGCGACAACGGTCCGCTCGATAACACGCCGGAAGTTACGGTGCCGGCCGGCCACCTCTTCGTGCTCGGCGACAACCGCGACAACTCCGCCGACAGCCGCGTGCCGCTGCGGTCCGGCGGCGTCGGCCTGTTGCCGATCGACAATCTGATCGGCCGTGCGGATGCTGTGCTCGGTTCCTGGGATCTCGGCATGCGCGGCCAGCCGGTGTGGACCTGGCTGTCCGGATTCCGGCTGGCGCGGTTCTTCACCGCAGTGCATTGACGGTCTCCAAGATCTTCACCTCTCCCGCTTGAGGGCGGGAGAGGGAGAGCAGCAGCGATGAACCACGACGAATTTCTCGCTTCTGCCCTTCAAAATCCCGTCAACGCTGCGATCATCGATGAGCTCGGTCGACTCGCGCTGCCGGATGCCTGGCTGGTCGCAGGTTGCCTGGTGCAATCGGTATGGAACGTGCTCACGGGCCGCCCGATCGATCACGGCATCGCCGACTACGACGTGTTCTATTTCGACCCCGACACCTCATGGGAGGCGGAGGACGCGGTGATCCGCACCCTGCAGGCGCGGCTCGCGCATCTCGGCGTCAAGGTCGAGATCCGCAACCAGGCGCGCGTGCATCTGTGGTACCCGGCCAAGCACGGCCTGCCCTATCCACCGCTAAGCTGCTCGGCCGGCGGCATCGACCGCTTCCTGACGCAGAACACGCAAATCGGAGTGAGGCGTTCGGGCAAGGGGTTCGACGTCTATGCACCCCACGGCTTCGACGACGTCGCCAAGATGATCGTACGACCGAACAGGGCGCCGAATTTTTCCATGGTCAATTACGAGGCGAAGGCCGCGCGATGGAAGGCGCTGTGGCCGGAGCTCACAGTGATTTCAGCGGAAGCTTAAGCTTAAGCCTCATGGGTCCCGTCCCGGACAAGGCGCATCGTAAACGATGCGCCGCACCTGCGTCCGGGGCACGCGTGCGAACGCCTACCGCACCACGCCCGACGTGAATCCCGCCTTGCGGCGCGGCGGCTTGATTTCCTTCTTCAGGAAGCAGCGCGCCTCGCGCCCGGCGTAGCCAGGGCGGGCATAGGTGAAGGCGCGGCATTTGTTGTCGGCGGTGCACACAGCCTTGCAGGCCTCCACGCCGTCCCCCTCCTTCAGATCGAAATTGCGCAAATCGCCGCCGGGACGGTCGATCGAGGTCTCAACGCCCGCGACCCGCGGCTCGATCACGCCGGCGCCGCGTACGCCGGAGATGCAGCAACTTCCCGGCACGCGCAGCGGCACGGTGTTCTTCAGCCAGCACACCGCCGAGCCGCCTTCGACGTCGGGATAGCTGAAGCTCCACGAGCGGCAGCGGCGGTCGCGCTCACACAGCAGCGCGCAAACCTCGGGATCGCCTGACGGGACCGGCGTGCTGAAATAGTCGCCGCCGGGCCGATCGAACGCAGTCTGGGCGCGCACCGGGACGCTCGCGACTGCGAGCGAAAGCAGCGTGATACATGCCACGACGCTGGCCATGACGGCCCCGGACAGGCGGCCCTTCCTCATCGGAACTTTCGAGTTATTGACGACGCTCAGGTTTTTCGGCCGGTCATTTGATCGCCGCAAACCTGTATGGGCGATGAACGGCTGACCTCCCGAGCCGCGGCTTAATGGCCCAAAGCATGATCCGAGTGCAGCGAAAAGATCATGCTTAAACAACAACCTAAGGCGCGATGACGATTCATCCTGATCGCATCGCGCTTTAGAATGCGTATTCCGCGTAGACCGGTTCCACCGAGCCCTTCCAGGGACCGTTGAACTTGTCCAACATTTCCTCGGCCGGGGTCCGGCCGGAATCGATGATGCGGTCGAGCGGCTCAAGATGCCGCGTTTCGTCGCGACCGAGCTGGTCGATGCGGCCGCGCCGGCGCAGGCCGGCGTGTGCCAGAACGAGGCATTCCTTGGCGATCTCGAACAGATAACGGTTCTTGATCCGTGCCTTGAAGCCGAAGCGCGGCACGTCGTCGCGCAGGGCCTGACGCTCAGGCGCGCTCCAGTGCTTCACCATATCCCAGGCCGCATCGAGCGCGACATCGTCATAGAGCAGCCCGACCCAGAACGCCGGCAGCGCCGGCAGCCGGCCCCACGGACCGCCGTCGGAGCCGCGCATCTCGAGATAACGCTTGAGCCGCACTTCGGGGAAGATCGTCGAGAGATGGTTGGCCCAGTCCGACAGCGTCGGACGCTCGCCGGGAAGGTTGTTGTTGCGGCCGCCGAAGAATGCACGGAACGAGGAGCCCGACACGTCGATGTACTCCTCGCCGCGCTTGACGAAATACATGGGCACGTCGAGTGCGTAGTCGACATAGCGCTCGAACCCCATGCCGTCCTCGAACGCCCACGGCATCATGCCCGACCGCGCATTGTCGGTGTCGCGCCAGATTTCGGAGCGGAAGGAGAGGAAGCCGTTCGGCTTGCCTTCGGTGAACGGCGAATTGGCGAACAGAGCGGTTGCGACCGGCTGAAGCGCGAGCGAAACGCGCAGCTTCTTGACCATGTCGGCTTCGGAAGAGAAGTCGAGATTGGTCTGCACCGTGCAGGTCCGGTACATCATGTCGAGGCCGTATTGGCCGACCTTCGGCATGTAGTTGGCCATGATCTTGTAGCGGCCCTTGGGCATCATCGGAATGTCGGCGCGCGACCAGGACGGCGTCATGCCGAGACCGAGGAAGCCGATGCCGAGCGGCGTTGCGATCTCGCGCACCTGTGCAAGATGCGCCATCAACTCGCTCTGGGTCTGGTGCACATTCTCGACCGGCGCGCCGGAGAGCTCGAACTGTCCGCCGGGCTCGAGCGAGATCGCACCGCCGCCGGTGACGTCGTAGAGACCGATGATGTTGCCCTTCTCCATGATCGGCTCCCAGCCGAGCAGGAGCTTCATGCCTTCGAGCAACGCACCGATGCCCCGTGCGCCCTCGTAAGGCACCGGACGGTGGCCTTCGAGCGTGAACGGCGTCTTCTCGTGCTCGGTGCCCATGCGGAATTCGGACGGGTCCTTGCAGCCGGCCTCGAACCACGCGACGAGTTCGTCGCGCGATTGCAGCGGCGTCATATCGATCTGGTCTCGCGCCATATCAAACTCTAATCAAAAGGCGCTTCGACCGAACGCGCGCGGGTGACAGGGATGGTCCGCGGACCCACAGGTTGCACGGACGAGCGGATTTGCCGCACGATCATCGCGACGGCATGTTTTCGTTGGCGCCGGCAGGCGGCAGTTTCATCTCGCCGCACGAGCAGCCCAGGCGGTCGAGCAGACTGCTGAGCTTGACGGCATCTGCATCGGACAGTTTCGAACCGACATATTTCTCGATCGCAGCCGAGTAGGCGCTCCACATCCGCTTCTGCAGCTCGCGGCCGGCTTCCGTGATCTCGACGAACTGGCCACGCTTGTCGATCTTGCATTCGCGCCGTGCGGCGAGGCCCTCGTCGACCAGGCGGTCGATCAGACGCGAGGTGGAATATTGCGGGATCAGCATCTGCCGTTCGAGTTCCACGGGCCGCAGCTCGCCCGACGGCGCGCGCGACAATTCGAGCAGCGCGTCGTACCATGCCAGCGGCGGGAAGCCGGCCTTCTTCAGGTCCTGCTCGACGCAATCGAGCACGCGGCTCTGCACCCGCATCAGGCGGATCCAGGCGGAAGTCGCCTCGGTCGATGGTTTGCGTTTCATGGTCCGCTCAAGCTCGTCGCCCGTCTCTTACCCCATTTGATGCAGCTGCATCAATCTTGACTATTCCAAGCAGGTGCATGTAATCGCTCTTTCGGCCGAACCAAGCATCAAGAGAAGGAAATTCCATGAAGCTGTACTATTCGCCGGGTGCCTGCTCGCTGTCCCCCCACATCGCGCTCCTGGAAGCCGGCCTGCCCTATGAGCTGGTCAAGGTCGATATCCGGGCCAAGAAGCTCGAAAATGGTGAGGATTATCTGAAGCTGAATCCCAAGGGCCAGGTCCCTGCGCTGGGCCTCGACAGCGGTGAGATCGTGACCGAAGGCCCGGTGATTGTCCAGATGATCGCCGATCAGGCTTCGGCCAAGGCGCTGGCGCCGGCGCGCGACAGTTCCGAGCGTTACAAGCTGCTGGAGTGGCTGAATTTCCTCACCTCGGAGGTGCACAAGAGCTTTGGTCCGCTGTTCGCGCCGGTCCTCAACGACGAAGCCAAGGCCTTCTTCAAGGACCGGGTCATGGGCAAGCTGAAATACATCGACAGCCAGCTCGCCGGCCGCGACTACCTCATGGGCAAGCAGTTCACGGTGGCCGACGGCTATCTCTTCACGATGCTCACCTGGGGCGACCGGATGAAGTTCGACCTCTCGGCGATGCCGAACCTTGCCGCCTACAAGGCCCGCGTCGCGGCGCGGCCGCAGGTGCAGGAAGCGCTGAAGAGGGAAGGGCTGGTCCAGGCGAAGTAAACGCCTGCGAATCGCAATCAGCAAAAAAGGCCGGATCGATGATCCGGCCTTTGTGTATCTGCAGAATTGGGATCGGTCAGGCCGCCGCCTTGTTCGGCGCGAAACGGCCGTAGAAGGTTTCGCCCTTGGCCGCCATCTCCTCCAGCAGCTTCGGCGGCGTGAAGCGCGAGCCGTACTTCGCCTCCAGTCTGTGGCAGAGCTCGACGAACTTCTTCGTGCCCATGAAGTCGATATAGGACAGCGTGCCGCCGGTGAACGGCGCGAAGCCGAAGCCGAGGATCGAGCCGACATCCGCCTCGCGGGGATCGGTGATGACGTGGTCCTCGACCGTGCGCGCGGCTTCAACCGCCTGCACCACCAGGAAGCGCTGCTTCAGCTCCTCGATATCGAGCGTGTCAGGATCGAGCTGCTTCGGCTGCAAGGCCGAGAGACCCGGCCACAGGCTCTTCTGGCCCTTGCCCTTCTCGGGATAGTCGTAGAAGCCCTTGCTGTTCTTGCGGCCGAGCCGGCCCTGCTTCTCGACCATCTCCACCATCAGCTTCTTCTGATCGGGGTTGATGGCGTTGGGGCCGAGATCGGCTTCCGTCGCCTTCATGATCTTGAGGCCGAGGTCGAGCGCAACTTCGTCGGACAGCGAGAGCGGACCGACCGGCATGCCGGCCATCT
This region includes:
- a CDS encoding glutamate--cysteine ligase, with translation MARDQIDMTPLQSRDELVAWFEAGCKDPSEFRMGTEHEKTPFTLEGHRPVPYEGARGIGALLEGMKLLLGWEPIMEKGNIIGLYDVTGGGAISLEPGGQFELSGAPVENVHQTQSELMAHLAQVREIATPLGIGFLGLGMTPSWSRADIPMMPKGRYKIMANYMPKVGQYGLDMMYRTCTVQTNLDFSSEADMVKKLRVSLALQPVATALFANSPFTEGKPNGFLSFRSEIWRDTDNARSGMMPWAFEDGMGFERYVDYALDVPMYFVKRGEEYIDVSGSSFRAFFGGRNNNLPGERPTLSDWANHLSTIFPEVRLKRYLEMRGSDGGPWGRLPALPAFWVGLLYDDVALDAAWDMVKHWSAPERQALRDDVPRFGFKARIKNRYLFEIAKECLVLAHAGLRRRGRIDQLGRDETRHLEPLDRIIDSGRTPAEEMLDKFNGPWKGSVEPVYAEYAF
- the gstA gene encoding glutathione transferase GstA; protein product: MKLYYSPGACSLSPHIALLEAGLPYELVKVDIRAKKLENGEDYLKLNPKGQVPALGLDSGEIVTEGPVIVQMIADQASAKALAPARDSSERYKLLEWLNFLTSEVHKSFGPLFAPVLNDEAKAFFKDRVMGKLKYIDSQLAGRDYLMGKQFTVADGYLFTMLTWGDRMKFDLSAMPNLAAYKARVAARPQVQEALKREGLVQAK
- a CDS encoding nucleotidyltransferase family protein; translated protein: MNHDEFLASALQNPVNAAIIDELGRLALPDAWLVAGCLVQSVWNVLTGRPIDHGIADYDVFYFDPDTSWEAEDAVIRTLQARLAHLGVKVEIRNQARVHLWYPAKHGLPYPPLSCSAGGIDRFLTQNTQIGVRRSGKGFDVYAPHGFDDVAKMIVRPNRAPNFSMVNYEAKAARWKALWPELTVISAEA
- a CDS encoding MarR family winged helix-turn-helix transcriptional regulator codes for the protein MKRKPSTEATSAWIRLMRVQSRVLDCVEQDLKKAGFPPLAWYDALLELSRAPSGELRPVELERQMLIPQYSTSRLIDRLVDEGLAARRECKIDKRGQFVEITEAGRELQKRMWSAYSAAIEKYVGSKLSDADAVKLSSLLDRLGCSCGEMKLPPAGANENMPSR
- the lepB gene encoding signal peptidase I, whose protein sequence is MNAEKVTVTSKRKSSGWGGQIVQLAGIVAAVFIAKGALAEPFYVPSGSMEPTLLIGDALIASKFPYGYGTSSLPIQISLPESGRVFGETPKQGDVVVFRWPGDRSQAWVKRVVGLPGDRIQMRQGQLFINDRPAELKPDGVGAAEDDNGGSEPAYRYVETLPNGVSHLIFKMRDNGPLDNTPEVTVPAGHLFVLGDNRDNSADSRVPLRSGGVGLLPIDNLIGRADAVLGSWDLGMRGQPVWTWLSGFRLARFFTAVH
- the tldD gene encoding metalloprotease TldD; translated protein: MTNPATTSLLDRANLDRDQVRHEVARGLAGADDGELFLEYSQTEALMFDNGRLKQATYDTSQGFGLRAVKDDAVGYAHSSDVSLPALIRAADAVAAVRGGYSGSFAAPPPHTNVRLYGDDNPLDAPGFETKVKLLAEIDAYLRDKDPRVRQVSVSLGATWQVVEILRPDGESYRDIRPLVRVNISVVAGQGDRQESGSKGYGGRAGYAEFIESKNWREAADGALREALVNLESIPAPAGEMDVVLGAGWPGVMLHEAVGHGLEGDFNRKKTSAFAGLMGQQVAAKGVTVVDDGTMASRRGSLSIDDEGTPTNRTVLIEDGILVGYMQDRQNARLMNMKPTGNGRRQGYAHVPMPRMTNTYMLAGDRDPAEILASVKNGVFAANFGGGQVDITSGKYVFQCTEAYKIENGKLGAPLKGAMLIGNGPTDLHRIRMIGNDLALDTGIGTCGKNGQGVPVGVGQPSLLMERITVGGTGA
- a CDS encoding PAN domain-containing protein, with the protein product MRKGRLSGAVMASVVACITLLSLAVASVPVRAQTAFDRPGGDYFSTPVPSGDPEVCALLCERDRRCRSWSFSYPDVEGGSAVCWLKNTVPLRVPGSCCISGVRGAGVIEPRVAGVETSIDRPGGDLRNFDLKEGDGVEACKAVCTADNKCRAFTYARPGYAGREARCFLKKEIKPPRRKAGFTSGVVR